In Kordiimonas sp. SCSIO 12610, the sequence CTATGGCATATTCGGCCCCATTCATCCGGTTGGGAAAGCCTACGGCGAAGCGGGGCTGTTTGACCCTGCCGAGGACCTTAGCGTTAAAATGACCAAGCTTTCCAAACTGCCGCTGATCGCGCAGCCGGGCACTAGCTGGTATTATAGCTATTCCATCGATGTGCTTGGCCGCATCGCGGAGGTCGTGACCGGCAAAAGCTTGTACGACGTGATGGATGAGCGTATTTTCACCCCCCTTGGCATGACAGAGACCAGTTTTGCCGTAAGCGCGGATCAGCGCCCGCGCTTTGCCAGCAATTATTTCCGCCGGGATGATGGAAGCTATGTGTTGCAGGAAGACGGGCAGGATGATGCAGCCGCATTCCGCTTTATGCCGGCGGCCAAGTTCCAGTCGGGCGGGGGCGGCCTTGTATCCACCCTGCATGATTATGCGAAATTTGCACAGTTGATGCTGAACAAGGGGGAATATAAAGGCCACCGGGTTCTGAACGCCGCAACTGTAGAGCGGATGATGTCAAACCATCTGGCACCTGATACCATTTATATGTTTCCGTGGATTGGCGGCAAAACCAACAATGGCTTTGGATACGGGGGCAGTATTGTGGTTGCCGACACACCGGAACAGATCGCCCGCAACGGCCAGATAACAGGCCATTGGGGCTGGGGCGGGGCTGCGCGCACGACCTTCTGGATCGATCCTGCGAACGAGGCCTTCGCGATCATGATGCTTCAGTTCTTTGGCGGCGATGACCCTGATATCCACAAACGCTTCCGCAAGCTCGTCACCGCAGAAGTGGACGGGTAACGGTATTTCCTGCGAACCCTATCGCTTGTAGGTAGGCGACTTTTCAATCAGCTATTGACAAGTGTATATAATGTATATATCAATATACACAGTATATACAGGTGAGCATATGACGATTGATTTTAGCCTGTCACAGGCGGACAGCAGACCAATGTATGAACAAATCACGATCCGTATTAAGGAACGGATCGCGGTTGGCGATTGGCCTGCGGGTATGAAATTGCCGTCCATCCGCGAACTGGCGGTTGCGCTTAAGGTTAGTGTGATCACGGTAAAACGCGCCTATCAGGATCTGGAAGCGGAAGGCGTGATCAATGTTCAGCATGGTAAGGGCTGCTTCGTTGCCGATCGCGCTGATGGGCAGGGCGCGCACTTGATTGAGGAATTGGATCGCATCCTTTTAGCCGCGATAAAAATCGCTGATGTGCTGTCAATGCCGCTTCCGGAACTGGAAGAAAAATTACGTAAGCTCCACACAGGTATAGAGGGGAAGGCATCATGACCAACCTAATGATTGATTGTGATAATGTGTCAAAAAATCATAAAGGATTTCAATTGGATACGATTAGCCTCCAGCTGAAAATAGGGCAGGTGATGGGCCTGATCGGCGAAAATGGTGCGGGGAAATCCACCCTCATTCGTCTGTTGATGGGGTTTCTGCAACCAGATAGCGGCTGTATTCACTTGCTAGGCCATAATATGCGGCACGAGCACGCGGCGGCGAAGGCGCATATTGGTTATGTATCCGAGGATATGGGACTTTACGGTGATGCTGATTTGGGATGGCATATGGGCTTTTCGGCCTCTGTATATCCTGCGTGGGACCATGCTTATGCTGAGCTGTTATTAAAGCGCTTTGCCCTAACGGTGGAAATGAAGCCAAACGCCATGTCGCGCGGCGAACGTATAAAGGCATCGCTTCTTCTGGCTTTTGCGCGCAAGCCTTCCCTTCTTATACTGGATGAACCCATGACCGGGCTTGACCCTGTTGCCAGGCAGGAAGTGATCTCTGCCATGATGGATGTGGTTGCCGAAGAGAATCGCAGCATATTATTTTCTTCCCATCATATGGAGGATGTGGAGCGCCTTTCGGATCAAATCTGCCTGATGGAAAAAGGCCGCTTGAGTGTTAATCAGGATACAACGCATTTTCTGGATCGATGGCGGCGCATCAGGCTTCGACTGTCCAGCCAGCGACAATTGTCTCTAGTTAAAGGTTTCCAATTAATGCGTGCAAATGGTTCGCTTGCGGTTGGTATCAGTTCCGATTTTTCAGATGAAACCATCAAGGTCTTGCAGGAAAGTGGCGGCAAGATCGAGGCCGTTGAACGCATGACGCTCGAAGAGATTTTTAATAGCAGACAGAGTAGCACTGAGGAAAGGACAGCCGCATGAATAGTGTGATGATCAGGAAGTTAATCGCCAAGGATATCTATCTTTACCGCATGCTTGCGATAAAATATTTGCTCGGCGGCTTGGCCGTGGGGTCGGTCTTTTATCTTATTGGCGCGAGCGGCCTTATGCGTCTAAGCGCGCGTGGCATGTTTCTAGTTGCACAGCAGGTCACGGTGGTTGCCTTTGGGGTTCATCTGTTGATTGTGTCTGTCCTGAAGGAGCGAATGCAGGGGGGGACGCCTTTCAGCTTTGGGCTTCCCATATCCTTCATTGATTATGTAACGGCCAAGACTGCTGCGAGCCTTCTTTTGTTTCTTATGGTGTGGCTGATTCTGCCTGTATCGATTGGTATTACCGGTATAATGCTTGGCTTTGATTTTGTAACAATTTTGTTTGTGTCCTCGTTGCATGCATTGCTGGTTCTTGGGTTTTGCGCGGCACTGATGATGGCTGTTATCACGAATTCGCTTGGTTGGCTGATGATAACAATTGCAATTGTCGCTGATCTCTATCTAAAGAGTTTAACCTATGTGGAATTGTTGGAAGCTTATAGTGGCTCATTTATTTTAATCATTGAACTGATAACGGTAAGCCTTTTGGTGGCGTGCACTATTTTATCGCAGCGTGGCAAGGCCGATTTGGTTTAAGGTAAGTAGATTAGTGGAGGGAAGAAGAGGCACTAAAGCCTCTTCATAGTTGCTGTTTAAATAGCCTTTTACTGCGCTTTAAAGGCGCGGCGGCGGATGGCCTCAAAGCTATCGGTGATCAGCATCTGACCGTTCCTGTAAACGGGGCGCAGGTAATTTTCATCCATTTTGGTTTCTGCATTATCGGCGCGCACGGTTTTATAGGTGCCGTTTTCGCGGATCAGTTTCAGGACGCCGCGTTTTGACGTTTTGCCCTT encodes:
- a CDS encoding serine hydrolase; this translates as MKLLSLKAALTLISFTSVISFTSVTAIAEDDNSFDQNALNEMLGSAVESGEVVGVSALVFDGGKVVYEGAYGMRDRERGKPVELDTVFRIYSMTKPITSAIIMDLEEDGLLSLKDPAAKYIPELADMQVMSVGSDGKPTFAPQENPMTIEDLLLHRAGLGYGIFGPIHPVGKAYGEAGLFDPAEDLSVKMTKLSKLPLIAQPGTSWYYSYSIDVLGRIAEVVTGKSLYDVMDERIFTPLGMTETSFAVSADQRPRFASNYFRRDDGSYVLQEDGQDDAAAFRFMPAAKFQSGGGGLVSTLHDYAKFAQLMLNKGEYKGHRVLNAATVERMMSNHLAPDTIYMFPWIGGKTNNGFGYGGSIVVADTPEQIARNGQITGHWGWGGAARTTFWIDPANEAFAIMMLQFFGGDDPDIHKRFRKLVTAEVDG
- a CDS encoding ABC transporter ATP-binding protein, which codes for MTNLMIDCDNVSKNHKGFQLDTISLQLKIGQVMGLIGENGAGKSTLIRLLMGFLQPDSGCIHLLGHNMRHEHAAAKAHIGYVSEDMGLYGDADLGWHMGFSASVYPAWDHAYAELLLKRFALTVEMKPNAMSRGERIKASLLLAFARKPSLLILDEPMTGLDPVARQEVISAMMDVVAEENRSILFSSHHMEDVERLSDQICLMEKGRLSVNQDTTHFLDRWRRIRLRLSSQRQLSLVKGFQLMRANGSLAVGISSDFSDETIKVLQESGGKIEAVERMTLEEIFNSRQSSTEERTAA
- a CDS encoding GntR family transcriptional regulator, with product MTIDFSLSQADSRPMYEQITIRIKERIAVGDWPAGMKLPSIRELAVALKVSVITVKRAYQDLEAEGVINVQHGKGCFVADRADGQGAHLIEELDRILLAAIKIADVLSMPLPELEEKLRKLHTGIEGKAS